In Vigna unguiculata cultivar IT97K-499-35 chromosome 3, ASM411807v1, whole genome shotgun sequence, a single genomic region encodes these proteins:
- the LOC114175989 gene encoding protein EMBRYO DEFECTIVE 514, whose product MAEPEVVDPIATDAAVDMAVDSSEPAAVDSASNGEPNQKRSRENHDDEVDGISKKQKVEAEEEREHLNGEDEEEKKPSGPVKLGFINFASSVEMFDYFNNLLHTWPSYLNLNQYEHAMLLELLKKGHTEPDEKIGGGIRVFQVRNHPRWKSRCFFLIRDDESVDDFSFRKCVDHILPLPEEMQVKADANRALGGGAKNHRGKSGGGKGGHGHGKKGGSRH is encoded by the exons ATGGCGGAACCGGAAGTTGTCGACCCCATAGCCACTGACGCCGCCGTAGATATGGCTGTCGATAGTTCTGAACCCGCCGCCGTTGACTCAGCATCGAACGGTGAGCCCAACCAGAAGCGGAGTAGGGAGAACCACGATGACGAAGTAGACGGTATTTCGAAGAAGCAGAAGGTGGAGGCAGAAGAGGAAAGGGAACATTTGAACGGAGAGgatgaagaagagaagaaacccTCGGGTCCCGTGAAACTGGGTTTCATAAATTTCGCCTCTTCCGTTGAAATGTTCGATTACTTCAACAATCTCCTTCATACTTGGCCCTCTTATCTCAATCTTAACCAG TATGAACATGCAATGTTACTGGAATTGCTGAAGAAGGGCCATACAGAGCCCGATGAAAAGATTGGTGGGGGAATCCGAGTTTTCCAAGTCCGCAACCATCCTAGGTGGAAAAGTAGGTGCTTCTTCCTCATAAGGGATGATGAATCTGTTGATGATTTTAGCTTCCGCAAGTGTGTAGATCATATTCTTCCCTTGCCAGAAGAGATGCAAGTGAAAGCTGATGCAAACAGGGCATTAGGAGGAGGAGCAAAAAATCACAGAGGAAAGAGTGGTGGTGGGAAAGGTGGGCATGGCCATGGGAAAAAAGGAGGATCTAGACATTGA